The region GAGCGAAACCGCCAATTCCTGGTTCATCTGGTTATCTTCGACCAGCAGGATCTTCGCTTCCTTAAAGTAAATCTTGCCCTTTTCCTTCTTTTCCACCTTCTTGTAAGTCAGCGAATAACCGAAGGCTTCTTGCAGTGCACTCAAGAGGGTACTAATCTGGAGCGGCTTAGACACGTTGCTGTTAAAGCCCAGGCTCTTGGCCGCATTCAGTTCATTTTCGTCGAAATGAATCGGGTGCATCAACACCTTTGGAATTGACTTCATGTTATCAGTCAAGCCATGCACAAAGTCAAATCCGTTCAAAATCGGCATACTATAATCGACCAGGAACAAATCGTACGGGGCCTCGCCCGCTTCTTCGTGCGCTTGAATCAAATCCAGAGCCTCGTCCACAGAGCTAGCCTCTTCGACCACACAACGCAACTTGTTCAGGTAATGCCTTAAAATCGTACGAAGGTTCGCGCAGTCGTCCACCAAGAGCACGTTCTTATTCGTAAAGCGGTCTTCGTTTTTCCACTTGGGTTCTTCGCCGGCCTGCGGTGCAACCGGGAGCGTAATCGTAAAGAAGAACTGCGAACCGACCCCCGATTCACTCGAAACTTGGAGTTGCCCGCCCATAAGTTCCACCAGCGACTTGGAAATCACAAGTCCGAGGCCCGTACCGCCGTACTTGCGCGTGGTAGAACCATCTGCCTGCGTAAATGCGTTGAACAAACGCGACACCTGTTCCTGCGTCATGCCGATACCCGTATCCTTGACGCAGATATACAGCTTGACCATGTTGTTCGCCTGTTGCAACAGCTTGACGCTCAGGGTAATGTCGCCCTTTTCGGTAAACTTGGTCGCGTTGTTGATCAGGTTCGTGAAAATCTGCGAAAGCCTGAGCGGGTCGCCCATCAAGATTTCAGGAATATCCGGGTCGATATCGACAATCAGTTCTATCGGGCGGCCTGCGATACGCACCTCGGCAAGAGCCGCCACCTCGTCAATCACATCTTGCAGCACAAGCTGCGTGATTTCCAAATCCTGCTTTTTCGCCTCAATTTTCGAGAAGTCAAGAATATTGTTGATGATTCCAAGCAAGGACTTTGCAGCGTGCCCAATGCGGTCTACAAATCCTCGCTGGTGATTATCCAGATTCGTCTCTGAAATCAAGTGGGCCATACCGATAATGGCATTCATCGGCGTGCGGATTTCGTGGCTCATGTTGGCCAAGAATTCGCTCTTGGCCTGGGTCGCCTGCTCTGCAATTTCTCGGGCAGCCACCACTTCCGAAATATCAATCATCGAAAGCATGTAGCCAACAACAGTCTCTTGCACCTTCAAGGTACAGCCTTCGCCGCGGAACCAAGTTTCTTCGGAGCCGTTTTCGGGCTTGAGCATCAAAGAATCCTTCCAGACTTCGTCATTCTGGTAAGACTTGATCATGGCCTGAATCATCGATTCCGGGAGGCCCATGTCTTTCAGTTCATTAATCGAAATTCCGACAAACGAGCGCCATTCCTTGCCCAAGAATTCCGCCAGTTGGCGTGACATATATTTAATATGCAGGTTCTTGTCGAAAATAATCAGGATCGAATGATCGCCCGAAAGCATGATCGTATCCAGAATCGTATCTTTCTGGATTCCGCTCGTTTCATCGTTGATCATGATCAAGAATCGAGTCGCGCCATTATCTTCAACCAGAGCCTGGAACGACATGCCCCACCATGCTACTTCACCATCAGCATTTTGCACCCGCACAATAGTCTTACGTTCACTTGCAAGCATCTGCCCGCCCATCGCCACGCGATGCGCAAACTTCTTGAACGCATCCGAGGGGAAGAACTTGAACAGGCTTTCTTCTTTCATGTCATCGCCATTGTTCAAGAAATCGACCACATGGGCACTCGCATGCAGAATATCAAAGTTTTCGTTCGTTAAAATAATCGTGAAGTTATCGCCTTTCCACAAAAGCGTATCGAAAAGTGTACTGGAATTCACGCTGTCATTCAAGTCGCGCTGAATATAGCGGCGGAACAGTAAGTGCGAGGTAATCGCCGCAAGCGCTACCAAGGCGAACACTAAAATCGCCACAATGCCAAGCACGGTCGAAGAATTATTATCGATACTAGCAGCAATCTTGTTATGCTGACTTACATGAACCAAGTAGAACGGCAACTGCTTCAAGGGCGTTACCATGAAAATCAACTGCTGGTGGTGCTCATTCGTCTTTTCAAAACGTAAAATACGCCCATCCATCAACGTGTCAGAACTGAATTTGTCAGATACAAGTTCCAACAATTCTTCGACACTGTCCTGCAAGACCTTACCGCGGTTCGTTTCGTACGGGAAATACGTGAACAGATTATCGTTTTCACTGCCCACCAACATGGTAATGCCGCCTTCTTCCTTGGCAAGCGCTCCAAGAGTCAAGCGCACCTTATGCAAATTGACATCTTCGCCTACAGCACCCCTGAAC is a window of uncultured Fibrobacter sp. DNA encoding:
- a CDS encoding response regulator yields the protein MSRNPLNAQRRRLRNRISVVYMLPTLLAAVAMVLIFSHAVRSMLVDSAVANTETALRERVQTEVEAFLKVREENFLVAAKRVQQVTKDKAIRPILYKQTQSADGIVDVYFGTTAGDFISGRGIKLESDQAEFRTKSWYLEASRKRGLAYTGPTIRKSLNRQVFSFSYPIWDSNHKFRGAVGEDVNLHKVRLTLGALAKEEGGITMLVGSENDNLFTYFPYETNRGKVLQDSVEELLELVSDKFSSDTLMDGRILRFEKTNEHHQQLIFMVTPLKQLPFYLVHVSQHNKIAASIDNNSSTVLGIVAILVFALVALAAITSHLLFRRYIQRDLNDSVNSSTLFDTLLWKGDNFTIILTNENFDILHASAHVVDFLNNGDDMKEESLFKFFPSDAFKKFAHRVAMGGQMLASERKTIVRVQNADGEVAWWGMSFQALVEDNGATRFLIMINDETSGIQKDTILDTIMLSGDHSILIIFDKNLHIKYMSRQLAEFLGKEWRSFVGISINELKDMGLPESMIQAMIKSYQNDEVWKDSLMLKPENGSEETWFRGEGCTLKVQETVVGYMLSMIDISEVVAAREIAEQATQAKSEFLANMSHEIRTPMNAIIGMAHLISETNLDNHQRGFVDRIGHAAKSLLGIINNILDFSKIEAKKQDLEITQLVLQDVIDEVAALAEVRIAGRPIELIVDIDPDIPEILMGDPLRLSQIFTNLINNATKFTEKGDITLSVKLLQQANNMVKLYICVKDTGIGMTQEQVSRLFNAFTQADGSTTRKYGGTGLGLVISKSLVELMGGQLQVSSESGVGSQFFFTITLPVAPQAGEEPKWKNEDRFTNKNVLLVDDCANLRTILRHYLNKLRCVVEEASSVDEALDLIQAHEEAGEAPYDLFLVDYSMPILNGFDFVHGLTDNMKSIPKVLMHPIHFDENELNAAKSLGFNSNVSKPLQISTLLSALQEAFGYSLTYKKVEKKEKGKIYFKEAKILLVEDNQMNQELAVSLLNSVGLTAMIANNGKEALDMLKKDAFDMVLMDIQMPIMDGLTATREIRAREDEYFKKVPILAMSARAFQKDTEECLEAGMNAHIVKPIDPTVLYEEMAKFLPVAAETPHASNGHDSDLSQDDKNFISYFQKVRDFDAESGLYHANNNRNMFLKILQGFVRDYGGNSFNLRSLIEEFHYEEATRIVHTIKGLCGTIGSTHVQNLAASLEAELEQKQCNFGNYNVFEEKLHALIEDLQIVLTDIASEQNATVQKSHDPEAAQKLMAAVKALKDAVDTCSSTQCKRILDGIENIAFEPNQEVLLHKLKELLDDYDFNEASEILDSLEKTLA